One part of the Kryptolebias marmoratus isolate JLee-2015 linkage group LG2, ASM164957v2, whole genome shotgun sequence genome encodes these proteins:
- the get4 gene encoding Golgi to ER traffic protein 4 homolog — MAEPESLRCSSVRNRGGVQRVEGKLRASVEKGEYYEAHQMYRTLFFRYMSQGKHAEARELMYNGAVLFFSYNQQNSAADLSMLVLEVLEKSDTKVVDEILESLAKLFSLMDQNSPERVAFVSRALKWSTGGSGKLGHPKLHQLLAVILWKEQNYSESRYHFLHSSDAEGCAQMLVEYSSSRSYRSEVDMFVAQAVLQFLCLKNKTSASVVFSTYTEKHPSIEKGPPFVQPLLNFIWFLLLAVDGGKLTVFTVLCEQYQPSLKRDPMYNEYLDRIGQLFFGVPPKQSPSYGGLLGNLLNSLMGSGEEEDGVEEAQEDSSPIELD; from the exons ATGGCGGAGCCGGAGTCCCTGAGGTGCTCCAGTGTCAGAAACCGTGGAGGCGTTCAGAGGGTCGAAGGAAAACTACGAGCCAGCGTAGAAAAAGGGGAATACTATGAAGCTCATCAAATGTATAGAACTCTATTTTTTAG GTATATGTCACAGGGAAAACATGCTGAGGCCAGGGAGCTGATGTACAACGGTGCTGTTCTGTTCTTCAGCTATAACCAG CAAAACAGTGCAGCAGATCTTTCCATGCTGGTGTTGGAGGTTTTGGAGAAGTCTGATACTAAAGTTGTGGATGAAATATTAG AAAGTCTGGCCAAGCTCTTTAGCTTGATGGACCAGAACTCTCCAGAGAGAGTGGCCTTTGTATCCAGAGCTTTGAAATGGTCGACTGGAGGATCCGGCAAGTTGGGTCACCCaaaactccaccagctgctGGCTGTCATCTTGTGGAAAG agcAAAACTACAGTGAGTCTCGTTACCATTTCCTACATTCATCTGATGCAGAGGGATGTGCTCAGATGCTGGTGGAGTATTCGTCGTCACGAAGTTACCGCAGTGAGGTCGACATGTTTGTGGCGCAGGCCGTCCTACA GTTCCTCTGCCTAAAGAACAAAACCAGTGCTTCCGTTGTGTTCAGCACATACACAGAGAAACACCCGTCCATAGAGAAGGGCCCCCCCTTCGTCCAGCCCCTACTAAACTTTATCTGGTTTCTGCTGCTGGCAGTGGATGG GGGTAAGTTAACAGTTTTCACAGTGTTATGTGAGCAATATCAACCTTCCCTGAAGAGGGATCCTATGTATAATGAG TATCTCGACAGAATAGGACAGCTTTTCTTTGGTGTTCCACCCAAACAGTCTCCATCGTATGGTGGTCTGCTAG GGAATTTGCTGAACAGCCTGATGGGCtctggggaggaggaggatggtgtGGAAGAGGCCCAGGAGGACAGCAGCCCCATAGAACTGGACTGA